From Alteromonas australica, one genomic window encodes:
- a CDS encoding cytochrome c3 family protein encodes MMKWIIIVLGLVAAGFGVSHFIHMPEDSAQIPWEKMVEPGSLNKAHAFLADDCLSCHTPVKGVERDKCVACHANDTHIVARQPTAFHTDIKECASCHVEHKGESANISLMSHIALVDIGFNMLPNPNVPFDEGAATMAFLENILANKQTPDPLFVHPEVSDKEALLNCTQCHSNDDRHLGLFGEDCVQCHSTDKWSLPKFIHPSSQSRDCNQCHEAPPSHYMQHFKMISAKVAGEPKAKVEECYACHQSTSWNDIKRAGWYKHH; translated from the coding sequence ATGATGAAATGGATAATAATCGTTCTTGGCTTAGTTGCTGCTGGCTTTGGCGTCAGTCATTTCATTCATATGCCTGAAGATAGCGCACAAATTCCATGGGAAAAAATGGTTGAACCCGGTTCACTCAATAAAGCACATGCCTTTCTCGCGGATGACTGTTTGAGTTGTCACACACCGGTGAAGGGCGTTGAGCGTGACAAATGTGTGGCGTGTCATGCAAATGATACGCATATCGTTGCGCGTCAACCCACTGCATTTCATACCGACATCAAAGAATGTGCAAGTTGCCATGTAGAGCACAAAGGTGAATCGGCCAACATTTCGCTCATGAGCCATATAGCGTTAGTCGACATTGGTTTCAATATGCTCCCCAACCCAAATGTCCCGTTTGACGAGGGCGCTGCCACCATGGCGTTTTTGGAGAACATACTAGCGAATAAACAGACTCCTGATCCCTTGTTTGTGCACCCTGAGGTCAGTGATAAAGAAGCCTTATTAAATTGTACGCAATGTCACAGCAACGATGATCGCCATTTAGGTCTATTTGGAGAGGATTGCGTGCAGTGTCACAGCACAGACAAATGGTCACTGCCAAAGTTTATTCACCCGTCGAGTCAATCACGTGATTGCAATCAATGTCATGAAGCGCCGCCCAGTCACTATATGCAGCATTTTAAAATGATTTCCGCCAAAGTGGCAGGCGAGCCTAAAGCTAAAGTTGAGGAATGCTATGCCTGTCATCAATCTACGTCCTGGAACGATATTAAGCGTGCCGGATGGTATAAACACCATTAA
- a CDS encoding 2Fe-2S iron-sulfur cluster-binding protein, protein MSMWWPHTSFFLRYAVILNVMLLFATTSSYAQQQPEDSEHASHHPEATNDPTVNANTDVLPTATQGKGPLGNAGAMMGPGMAKGMDKMMEKMGAPKPKDLYPTLMRMHSATPEQRETVLIKATARMQQGSEQLATGFDWLARAAATDDYSQMQMAVETVKEGIAHFDSGLAAKRAIQDGQEPRRVALTWFKSQMNLLPSAPEKGTSTLFGMTPFHSAVMLVLLIFTIVMVYVYGFKMRRAAALLEELKSTDTASTSAPTTKVSSVVESNPAAQQHASAPAQSSEPALSSTASSRKGTFSGDMVVTAIFNETHDVKTLRLASPDGQTIPFDFEPGQFVTFTLNIDGFEKPVKRSYTIASSPTEQYYFEVTIKREEFGVVSRYMHDAVEVGNTLSIKAPGGKFYFNGHGSNSVVLISGGVGITPMMSAVRYLTTTCWDGDIYFLFCTRTSNDFIFEQELKYLQARHPRLKVLVSMTQAEGTSWMGPQGRFSSAMINEFVPDIASKTAHICGPPAMMDATKKMLAELGMPNTHIKTEAFGAAKPEPAPVKPQLATNTNAGDNRQVRFSLSDVEAHAGPDETVLDVADGLDVDIENSCRAGSCGSCKVKLLRGDVDMEVDDGLEPEDKLSGYILACQAIPKSDVEVEA, encoded by the coding sequence ATGAGCATGTGGTGGCCACACACATCATTTTTTCTGCGTTACGCCGTCATTTTGAACGTTATGCTGTTATTCGCAACGACGAGCAGTTACGCACAGCAACAGCCAGAGGATAGTGAGCATGCGAGCCACCATCCTGAAGCTACCAATGATCCCACTGTCAACGCTAATACGGATGTTTTGCCGACTGCTACACAAGGTAAAGGACCGCTGGGCAATGCTGGCGCCATGATGGGACCCGGTATGGCAAAAGGCATGGATAAAATGATGGAGAAAATGGGTGCACCCAAACCTAAAGATCTCTATCCCACGCTAATGCGCATGCATTCAGCTACACCCGAACAAAGAGAGACTGTTCTGATTAAAGCAACCGCAAGAATGCAACAAGGAAGTGAGCAACTTGCTACAGGTTTTGATTGGCTTGCCCGCGCAGCTGCCACTGATGACTATTCCCAAATGCAAATGGCTGTTGAAACAGTTAAAGAGGGTATAGCCCATTTTGACAGTGGTCTTGCTGCGAAACGTGCCATACAAGACGGGCAAGAACCACGAAGAGTGGCATTAACCTGGTTCAAGTCACAAATGAATTTGCTTCCCAGTGCGCCGGAAAAAGGTACTTCAACCCTATTTGGTATGACACCGTTTCACAGCGCAGTGATGCTCGTTTTACTCATATTTACAATTGTTATGGTGTATGTGTATGGATTTAAGATGCGCAGAGCTGCCGCGCTGCTCGAAGAGCTTAAGTCTACTGACACCGCAAGCACATCTGCGCCAACGACAAAAGTTTCCTCTGTTGTCGAATCTAATCCGGCTGCCCAGCAGCATGCTTCGGCACCTGCGCAAAGTAGCGAGCCAGCATTGTCATCCACTGCCTCATCGCGCAAGGGCACGTTTAGTGGCGATATGGTAGTAACCGCGATTTTTAATGAAACCCATGATGTTAAAACGTTACGTCTAGCCAGCCCAGATGGACAAACCATTCCATTTGATTTCGAACCAGGTCAATTTGTCACGTTCACACTGAACATCGATGGTTTTGAAAAGCCAGTTAAGCGCTCATACACCATTGCATCATCGCCCACTGAACAGTATTACTTTGAAGTTACGATAAAGCGAGAGGAGTTCGGTGTGGTTTCTCGTTATATGCATGACGCGGTTGAGGTAGGAAATACGCTTTCAATTAAAGCCCCCGGCGGTAAATTTTATTTCAATGGTCATGGTTCAAACAGCGTGGTGTTGATTTCTGGGGGAGTGGGGATCACACCGATGATGAGCGCTGTCCGCTACTTAACGACGACGTGCTGGGACGGTGATATTTATTTTCTGTTTTGTACGCGAACGTCCAACGACTTTATTTTTGAACAGGAATTAAAATATCTGCAAGCACGTCATCCTCGGTTAAAAGTACTGGTCAGTATGACTCAAGCAGAGGGTACATCCTGGATGGGGCCCCAAGGCCGCTTCTCATCCGCAATGATAAACGAATTTGTGCCAGATATTGCCTCAAAAACTGCGCATATTTGTGGGCCTCCTGCAATGATGGATGCTACGAAAAAAATGCTAGCCGAATTGGGTATGCCTAACACGCATATTAAAACCGAAGCGTTTGGGGCTGCTAAACCAGAGCCCGCTCCCGTTAAACCTCAATTAGCCACTAACACCAACGCAGGCGACAACAGACAAGTACGGTTTAGTCTTTCAGACGTCGAAGCCCACGCGGGTCCGGATGAGACCGTATTAGACGTCGCTGATGGACTCGATGTAGATATAGAGAATTCATGCAGAGCGGGTTCGTGCGGGAGTTGTAAGGTGAAACTGCTACGTGGTGACGTCGATATGGAGGTTGATGATGGGCTGGAACCTGAAGATAAGCTCAGTGGGTATATTCTGGCGTGCCAAGCTATCCCTAAATCTGATGTGGAGGTTGAGGCTTAA
- a CDS encoding porin produces the protein MIFVAGMITSSPLLASETTDRFVFVGYGDVKYESADVADTDAFSARFIPIFLFSLNDKMHVEAELEFGLGENGETETELEYADIYYFLNDNTTLTAGKFLLPFGQFSANWHPSWINRSIWTPGVYGAHGSSQAMDPLLPILSDVGVAAQQVYQVGSAKVFVDVFMTNGPRSEAAHDEEEIEDDHDDLIARFFAPSAAADPDSEEDGHGEAFPEVEFEATSSDNNSNKAFGGRLAIALLPSIEIGTSYYQGAYDEQGQLDITANGFDINFISTHAIIRGEYIKTETDSFVERDHVQTIDSFSRNGWFLQGTFFVGHAFQSLGSTELVLEYAETNKIEEAERWMVGVNYWLDPRSVIKVGYEDTDVVEGPDDTRFAVQFSYGF, from the coding sequence ATGATTTTTGTGGCCGGTATGATCACATCGTCACCATTGCTTGCATCTGAGACCACCGACCGGTTTGTCTTTGTGGGATACGGTGACGTTAAATATGAAAGTGCAGATGTAGCCGACACCGATGCTTTTTCGGCCAGGTTTATTCCCATTTTTTTATTCAGCTTAAATGACAAAATGCATGTCGAAGCAGAACTCGAGTTTGGATTGGGCGAAAACGGGGAGACCGAAACCGAGCTCGAATACGCTGACATCTATTATTTCCTGAACGACAACACAACATTAACTGCCGGAAAATTCCTTTTACCATTTGGGCAGTTTAGTGCCAACTGGCACCCTAGTTGGATTAATAGAAGTATATGGACCCCCGGCGTCTATGGCGCCCATGGCTCGAGCCAAGCAATGGATCCATTGTTACCTATTCTTAGTGACGTAGGCGTAGCTGCACAGCAAGTCTATCAAGTCGGCTCGGCCAAGGTGTTTGTGGATGTTTTCATGACAAACGGTCCGCGCTCTGAAGCTGCTCATGACGAAGAAGAGATTGAGGATGATCATGATGATCTAATAGCTCGCTTTTTCGCACCCTCTGCTGCAGCTGATCCTGATTCGGAAGAAGATGGTCATGGTGAGGCGTTCCCGGAAGTGGAATTTGAAGCGACGAGCTCTGACAACAATAGCAATAAAGCGTTTGGTGGCCGCCTGGCTATTGCCTTACTACCTTCAATCGAGATTGGAACGTCATATTATCAAGGTGCCTACGACGAACAAGGACAACTAGATATCACAGCCAATGGGTTTGATATCAACTTTATTAGTACTCACGCCATCATCAGAGGCGAGTATATTAAAACTGAAACGGACTCATTTGTTGAGCGAGATCATGTGCAAACTATTGACTCATTTTCACGCAATGGATGGTTTTTACAAGGTACTTTCTTCGTTGGGCACGCTTTTCAATCCCTAGGTAGTACTGAATTGGTCCTTGAATATGCTGAAACCAATAAAATTGAAGAAGCGGAGCGCTGGATGGTAGGTGTCAACTATTGGTTGGACCCTCGTTCAGTTATTAAGGTGGGCTATGAAGATACAGACGTAGTTGAAGGTCCTGATGATACACGGTTTGCTGTGCAATTCAGCTATGGATTCTAG
- a CDS encoding c-type cytochrome — translation MNKKLIICALITFISLPNLADDETTLSGAELINNNCARCHNSRPVREFSISEWRVIMPHMREKAHLTGSEVKAILEFMEIASSPAQPVEVTLAKSLTVNPRDVLTRYGCQGCHQVQGAGGTLGPSLDNVISEKGRAFFLRKVKEPQFNNSSSAMPKMPITDDELEALAEFLSSI, via the coding sequence ATGAACAAGAAATTAATTATATGTGCACTAATCACATTTATTTCGTTACCGAACTTGGCAGACGATGAAACCACACTTTCTGGCGCAGAGTTAATTAATAACAACTGTGCGCGTTGTCATAACAGTAGGCCTGTGCGTGAGTTTTCTATCAGTGAGTGGAGAGTGATCATGCCACACATGCGCGAAAAAGCGCATTTAACCGGCAGCGAAGTAAAAGCCATTCTTGAATTCATGGAAATAGCTTCTAGTCCTGCTCAACCGGTAGAGGTGACTCTGGCTAAATCATTAACAGTCAATCCACGTGACGTACTCACTCGATATGGTTGTCAGGGGTGTCATCAAGTGCAAGGCGCAGGCGGAACACTCGGTCCATCGCTGGATAATGTTATTAGCGAAAAAGGCAGGGCATTCTTTTTGCGCAAAGTTAAGGAGCCTCAATTTAATAACTCGTCGTCCGCAATGCCGAAAATGCCGATTACAGATGATGAGCTTGAAGCTTTAGCTGAGTTTTTATCGTCCATATAG